A region from the Candidatus Persebacteraceae bacterium Df01 genome encodes:
- a CDS encoding transcription antitermination protein NusB, protein MTARRLARLAVVRVLYAALLQNISAEEALLMTSQSNFEKPETLEDKLTLALLQAADEHSARIETLTVEALSRPLTQLSDIEQVIIRAATAELLVFPLTSHRVVIDEAIEIAKQFGAEGGYKIVNGTLNAIAIKLRNNHAGKVSDGTVENKESNDILEDDNA, encoded by the coding sequence ATGACCGCTCGCCGTTTGGCGCGGTTGGCAGTGGTAAGGGTGTTGTACGCAGCACTGTTACAAAATATCAGTGCGGAAGAAGCGTTATTAATGACCAGTCAGTCCAATTTTGAAAAGCCAGAGACACTGGAGGACAAGCTTACACTGGCGTTGTTGCAAGCAGCGGATGAGCATAGTGCGCGCATTGAAACGTTAACAGTGGAGGCATTGTCCCGCCCACTCACGCAATTAAGTGACATAGAACAGGTGATTATCCGCGCTGCAACGGCGGAATTGCTTGTTTTTCCGCTTACTTCTCATCGCGTTGTTATTGATGAGGCAATAGAAATTGCCAAACAATTTGGCGCTGAAGGCGGTTATAAAATTGTTAATGGTACGCTTAACGCTATTGCTATTAAACTCAGAAATAACCATGCCGGAAAAGTAAGTGATGGCACTGTGGAAAACAAAGAAAGCAATGACATATTAGAAGACGACAATGCATGA
- the thiL gene encoding thiamine-phosphate kinase: protein MHERRVIADYFYFSHNQSVTVGIGDDAAVVRPPTNAQLAVSTDTLVENVHFFSDAAPFFLARKAAAVSLSDMAAMGARPLWMTVALTATKGADWLAAFANGLRNSAAEFDYAIIGGDLSRGERVSVTTTAIGTVEGTPIVRGGATIGDDVWLSGATGEAALAVRWRQKILPIPENTDYATVLARLDNPTPRVALGFSLRGIASAAMDLSDGLMLAAEDVAATSGVSIVLEFPRLPVAAALHCLSESARNELMLAGGDDYELLFCAPTTKHAQVLAASNGTAYCIGQVVAGEGVIVRDVNGQEINLSQKGYEHDFCD, encoded by the coding sequence ATGCATGAGCGGCGCGTTATTGCTGATTATTTTTATTTTTCTCACAATCAGTCGGTTACTGTCGGCATCGGTGATGATGCTGCCGTGGTGCGCCCTCCCACCAATGCCCAGCTAGCGGTTAGTACTGATACGTTGGTGGAAAACGTACACTTTTTTTCTGATGCAGCACCTTTTTTTCTTGCGCGCAAGGCGGCCGCAGTGAGTTTATCTGATATGGCAGCGATGGGTGCACGCCCATTGTGGATGACGGTAGCACTTACGGCGACCAAAGGTGCCGATTGGTTAGCAGCTTTTGCCAACGGCTTACGCAACAGTGCGGCAGAGTTTGACTATGCAATTATCGGCGGCGATTTATCGCGTGGAGAGCGAGTGTCAGTAACCACTACAGCAATCGGCACAGTGGAAGGTACTCCAATCGTGCGTGGCGGTGCTACCATTGGTGATGATGTGTGGTTATCTGGTGCCACCGGCGAGGCAGCACTGGCAGTGCGCTGGCGCCAGAAAATTTTACCGATACCAGAAAACACTGACTATGCAACCGTACTGGCGCGCTTGGATAATCCTACTCCACGAGTAGCACTAGGTTTTAGCTTACGCGGCATTGCTTCGGCGGCAATGGATTTGTCGGATGGCTTGATGTTGGCGGCAGAAGATGTTGCTGCCACTTCAGGCGTGAGCATTGTGCTGGAATTTCCCCGTTTGCCAGTAGCCGCAGCCTTGCACTGTTTGTCGGAATCGGCGCGTAATGAACTCATGCTTGCCGGCGGTGATGATTATGAATTGTTATTTTGTGCGCCGACGACAAAACATGCACAAGTGTTAGCCGCATCGAATGGAACGGCGTATTGTATCGGTCAGGTTGTAGCCGGAGAAGGTGTTATTGTTAGAGATGTCAACGGACAAGAAATAAATTTGTCACAAAAAGGTTATGAGCACGACTTCTGCGACTAA